One genomic region from Haloarcula taiwanensis encodes:
- a CDS encoding 50S ribosomal protein L44e: MQMPRRFNTYCPHCNEHQEHEVEKVRSGRQTGMKWIDRQRERNSGIGNDGKFSKVPGGDKPTKKTDLKYRCGECGKAHLREGWRAGRLEFQE, translated from the coding sequence ATGCAGATGCCACGACGATTCAATACGTACTGTCCGCACTGTAACGAGCACCAGGAACACGAGGTCGAGAAAGTCCGGAGCGGCCGCCAGACCGGCATGAAGTGGATCGACCGCCAGCGCGAACGCAACTCCGGTATCGGGAACGACGGGAAGTTCTCGAAGGTCCCGGGTGGCGACAAGCCCACCAAGAAGACGGACCTCAAGTACCGCTGTGGCGAGTGTGGGAAGGCCCACCTCCGCGAGGGATGGCGCGCCGGCCGACTGGAGTTCCAGGAGTAA
- a CDS encoding molecular chaperone, with protein sequence MQTQPGMPPEWLVLGLALGIAGTLVVAGLFVLANRVFPAERPNRQATDGGEMRRRAELREYLTAIDEQFAENHFVEGQHVAFYLPKRDVAITFDARAYYRIERSPTIPVLVEHEMPGVYLGARLPFETPEVDLGPDPEEEPHPTVQAFSELGLTQSASLDDVKSAYRERVKEVHPDHGGNEDEFKRVREAYTTAKQHASGASRQRAS encoded by the coding sequence GTGCAGACACAACCGGGTATGCCGCCGGAGTGGCTGGTCCTCGGGCTCGCCCTCGGCATCGCCGGAACCCTCGTTGTCGCCGGCCTATTCGTCCTCGCGAACCGCGTGTTTCCGGCCGAGCGGCCGAACCGGCAGGCGACAGACGGCGGGGAGATGCGACGCCGGGCGGAGCTGCGCGAGTACCTCACCGCTATCGACGAGCAGTTCGCCGAGAACCACTTCGTCGAGGGGCAACACGTCGCCTTCTATCTCCCCAAGCGGGACGTGGCAATCACGTTCGACGCCCGAGCGTACTACCGCATCGAGCGGTCCCCGACTATTCCCGTACTGGTCGAACACGAGATGCCGGGCGTCTATCTCGGCGCACGCCTGCCCTTCGAAACGCCCGAAGTTGACCTCGGCCCGGATCCCGAAGAGGAACCACACCCGACAGTCCAGGCGTTCAGCGAACTGGGACTGACACAGAGCGCGTCGCTGGACGACGTGAAATCGGCCTACCGCGAGCGCGTCAAGGAGGTCCATCCGGACCACGGCGGCAACGAGGACGAGTTCAAGCGCGTCCGGGAGGCATACACCACTGCGAAACAGCACGCGTCCGGGGCATCGCGACAGCGAGCGTCGTAA
- a CDS encoding proteasome assembly chaperone family protein: MDEFDIETVADPDLDDPVLVEGLPGVGHVGKLAAEHLLEELESELVRRVYSTHFPPQVSIDDGQAELACAEFHAVTPEEGQDLLVLSGNHQAQDNQGHYGLTDTFLDIADEFGVQRVFALGGVPTGELIEEYDVLGATTTEDFKETLEDAGVAFREDEPAGGIVGVSGLLLGLSKRRDVPASCLMGETSGYLVDPKSAQAVLEILQDVIGFEVDYSSLEDRADEMEEVVRKIQEMEQQNSPSPTDEDLRYIG; the protein is encoded by the coding sequence ATGGACGAATTCGACATCGAGACTGTAGCGGACCCCGACCTCGACGACCCGGTACTGGTCGAGGGGCTGCCCGGCGTCGGCCACGTCGGCAAACTCGCCGCCGAACACCTACTGGAGGAACTCGAAAGCGAGCTCGTTCGGCGTGTCTACTCAACACATTTCCCGCCACAGGTCAGCATTGACGACGGACAGGCGGAACTTGCCTGCGCAGAGTTCCACGCCGTGACGCCGGAGGAAGGCCAAGACCTGCTCGTGCTTTCCGGGAATCATCAGGCCCAGGACAACCAGGGCCACTATGGCCTGACCGACACGTTCCTCGACATCGCCGACGAGTTCGGCGTTCAGCGGGTGTTCGCTCTCGGCGGCGTCCCGACCGGCGAGCTCATCGAGGAGTACGACGTGCTCGGCGCGACGACAACCGAGGATTTCAAGGAAACGCTGGAAGACGCTGGCGTGGCCTTCCGCGAGGACGAACCTGCGGGCGGCATCGTCGGCGTCTCCGGCCTGCTGCTGGGCCTGAGCAAGCGCCGCGACGTGCCGGCCAGTTGCCTCATGGGCGAGACCTCGGGCTATCTGGTCGATCCCAAGAGCGCGCAGGCCGTTCTCGAAATCCTCCAAGACGTCATCGGGTTCGAGGTCGACTACAGTTCGCTGGAGGACCGCGCCGACGAGATGGAGGAGGTCGTCCGGAAGATTCAGGAGATGGAACAGCAGAACTCCCCGTCGCCCACCGACGAGGACCTCAGATACATCGGTTAA
- a CDS encoding H/ACA RNA-protein complex component Nop10p (functions in a trimeric complex to guide RNA-target RNA complexes for the purposes of pseudouridylation; box H/ACA RNA-protein particle consists of Cbf5p, Nop10p and Gar1 along with the guide RNA and ribosomal protein L7Ae), whose amino-acid sequence MKSDIRVCTAWKSEHARPVYTLDNTCPDCGAEAVNSVPAPFSPEDSYGEYRRSLKRRSRE is encoded by the coding sequence ATGAAATCGGATATCCGCGTCTGCACTGCCTGGAAGTCCGAGCACGCCCGGCCGGTGTACACGCTGGACAACACCTGTCCGGACTGCGGGGCCGAAGCAGTCAACAGCGTACCCGCGCCGTTCTCGCCTGAAGACAGCTACGGCGAGTATCGACGTTCTCTTAAGCGCCGCAGCCGCGAATAA
- a CDS encoding translation initiation factor IF-2 subunit alpha (eIF-2A; functions in the early steps of protein synthesis by forming a ternary complex with GTP and initiator tRNA) codes for MKYSGWPEPGELVVGKIDEIEDFGVFVDLDEYEGKRGLCHISEVASGWIKNVRDHVNEGQTVVAKVLDVDESAQQIDLSIKDVNDHQRKEKIQEWKNEQKADNWMELAFGEDLDDETYAAIANELLAEFGSMYDGFESAAIHGNDALEEVDLSEEEIDAIVQTARNNVSVPYVQVTGYVDLSCPESDGVDIIKEALQAAEGNGEVPDEIELEVTYVGSPEYRIQVQAPDYKTAEDALEESADRAAAVVQQHGGTGQFHRERSEDDE; via the coding sequence ATGAAATACAGCGGCTGGCCCGAACCGGGCGAACTCGTCGTCGGCAAGATCGACGAGATCGAGGACTTCGGCGTGTTCGTCGACCTCGACGAGTACGAGGGCAAGCGCGGCCTCTGTCACATCTCCGAGGTCGCCAGCGGATGGATCAAGAACGTCCGCGACCACGTCAACGAAGGGCAGACAGTCGTTGCCAAGGTGCTTGACGTCGACGAGAGCGCCCAGCAGATCGACCTCTCGATCAAGGACGTCAACGACCACCAGCGAAAGGAGAAGATTCAGGAGTGGAAAAACGAGCAGAAGGCCGACAACTGGATGGAACTGGCCTTCGGCGAGGACTTAGACGACGAGACCTACGCCGCCATCGCAAACGAACTGCTGGCTGAGTTCGGCTCGATGTACGACGGGTTCGAATCAGCGGCAATCCACGGCAACGACGCCCTCGAAGAGGTCGACCTCTCCGAGGAGGAAATCGACGCCATCGTGCAGACGGCTCGGAACAACGTCTCTGTGCCGTACGTTCAGGTCACCGGCTATGTCGACCTGTCCTGTCCCGAAAGCGACGGCGTCGACATCATCAAGGAAGCACTGCAGGCCGCCGAGGGCAACGGCGAGGTCCCCGACGAAATCGAACTCGAAGTGACCTACGTCGGCTCACCTGAGTACCGCATCCAGGTGCAAGCGCCCGACTACAAGACCGCCGAGGACGCGCTCGAAGAGAGCGCGGACCGCGCCGCGGCGGTCGTCCAGCAACACGGTGGAACGGGACAATTCCACCGTGAGCGCAGCGAAGACGACGAGTAA
- a CDS encoding 30S ribosomal protein S27e, whose product MAGSFITVECPDCENEQTLFEKAASEVSCAVCGHTIARPTGGKADIEGEVTAVVEAR is encoded by the coding sequence ATGGCAGGAAGCTTCATTACCGTCGAATGCCCCGACTGCGAGAACGAACAGACTCTCTTCGAGAAGGCCGCGAGCGAAGTTTCGTGTGCCGTCTGTGGCCACACAATCGCCCGCCCGACGGGCGGCAAGGCCGACATCGAAGGCGAAGTGACCGCCGTCGTCGAGGCCCGATAG